From the genome of Thermaerobacter marianensis DSM 12885:
GGGATCACCTCGGTGGTCGAACGCGGCCCGCGCCGCGCGCGTGCCGTGGCCCCACCCGCCCCGAGTGCTGCCCACCCGCCCCAGGTACGGCAGCCGTCCCCGGTCCGGCTTGCCGCGAGCCGCTGGGCCGGCCGGTTCGTCCTGTCAAGGTCTGGCACGGGGTCCTGCCGCGCCGTCCTGCCATGCGGTGGCGGCCGGATTCACCCGAATCCGGTCAGGTGGCGTTCCCGAGCCTAATTTGCGCCCCGGCCACGGCTTTCAGGCTCGCAAATCCGGGCGGCGGTGTGAATCCCCGGTCCGGGAGGGGGTCGCGCGACCACCGCTGGCCGCCGGCAGGCCCCCGCGCCAGGGCCCGGGCCGCGCGCCAGTTTTTCGGGCAGGGTCGGAAGGCGCGCCGGGGCGACTCCGGCGGGGACGGGCCCAGGCCCGGGCGACGGCGCCGGCCCAAAAAGTGAACAACATCTAAAAGGTTATTATTTAACGTTCGACAATTTGCAAACATTCTTCGTTGATCTCCCGAGAACGATGTGATACGCCAGACATGGAGGCTCAACCAAAGGGGGTTCAGACGAGAAATGTCCGTGGCGGTACGGCCACAGCAGGGAGACGCCGCGCCGGTGCCGGGCCGCGGCGGCGGCTGGCTGGACCGGTTCTTCGCCATCCAGGCCAGCGGCTCCGACGTGCGCACGGAGATCCTGGCCGGGATCACCACCTTCGTGACGATGGCCTACATCCTGTTCGTCAACCCGCAGATCCTCGGGGCGGCCGGCCTCGATCCCAACGCGGTGCTGATGGCGACCGCGCTCTCGTCGGGCGTGGCGACGCTCATCATGGGCCTGTTCGCGCGCATGCCCTTTGCGCTGGCACCGGGCATGGGCCTTAACGCCTACTTCGCCTTCACGGTGGTCCTCGGGCAGGGCATCCCGTGGCAGACGGTGCTGGGCGCCGTGTTCATCGACGGTCTCATCTTCCTGATCCTCAGCCTGCTGCCCATCCGGGAGCGCATCCTGCGGGACATCCCGCTGAACATCCGGCTGGCCACCAGCACCGCCATCGGTCTTTTCATCGCCTTCATCGGCCTGCGTTCGGCGGGGCTGGTCGTCGCCAACGAGGCGACCCTGGTGGGGCTGGGCAACGTGCGCTCGGGTCCGGCGATGCTGGCGCTCCTCGGGCTGGTCATCACGGCGCTGCTCATGGCGCGCCGGGTCAAGGGCGCCATCCTCTGGGGCGTGCTGATCACCACGGTGCTGGGCGCCTTCTTCCGCGCCCCCGACGCCAGCGGTGCCATGCAGCCGCTGACCCACCTGCCCCGCAGCCTCAGCGACGTGGTGCGCGCCCCCGACTTCGGCGTGCTGGCCAAGGTGGCCGGGCAGCTGGATCTGGCGGGCGCGCTCCAGCTCGGGCTGCTGACGGTGATCTTCACCTTCACCTTCGTGGACATGTTCGACACGGCGGGGACCCTGGTGGGACTCGGCACCAGGATGGGCGTCATCGACGAGAAGACGGGCGCCTTCCCGCGGGTGGGCCGCGTGCTGGTCAGCGACGCGCTGGCCACCATGATCGGTGCCGGCCTGGGCACCTCCACCGTGACCACCTACGTGGAGAGCGCGGCGGGCATCGGCCAGGGCGGTCGAACCGGCCTGACGGCCGTGGTGACGGGCTTGCTCTTCCTGCTGGCCGTGTTCTTCTGGCCCCTGGCGGGCGTGATCCCCGCCGCGGCGACCGCGCCGGCGCTGATCATCGTGGGCCTGCTGATGATGGAACCGATCCGCAAGCTCAACCTGGACGACGTCACCGAGGCCCTGCCGGCCTTCCTGACGGTGCTGGGCATTCCCCTGACCTTCAGCATCGCCACCGGCATGGTCCTGGGCATCGTGTCCTACGTGGTGCTGAAGCTGGTGACGGGGCGTATCCGCGAGGTCTCGGTGACCATGTGGATCCTGGCGGCCGTCTTCATCGCCCACTACGCCTTCCAGAGCGGGGGCGCGTGAGGCGAGCCGGGTCGCCGGTGGTGGAGGGCCAGGGCGCCGGTCCGGACGCGGGACGCGAAGGCGCGCCGGTGCCGCCAGGCGGCGGCACGGGCGGGCGCCCGGTGGTCCTGGCGAACTGGCCGCACCGTCTGGCGAGTTCGGAGCGCGCCAGCGGGCAACCAGAAAGTCTTATGTTATGGGCGGACGAACCGGCGGGGCGGGCGCGAGGGCGCCCGCCCTTGTCCCATCACCGTCCGGTGGGCTCGTCATCCACCGGGAGGGTGGGGCCGTCTCCGACGACGGGGGAGGACGTCACGCCCGGAGGGCGAATTCGAGCCAGCTCCTTTACCATTGGGAGTGGGCCTCCAGGGCGGTCAGCTCCGTGGCGAACCGCCGCGCGTTCTCCCGGTACCGTGCCGCCGCGGCGCGGATCTCGGCCTGTTCCTCCGGCGTCAGGGCCCGCACCACCCGGGCCGGAACCCCCAGCACCAGGCTCCCCGGCGGGATCACCTTCCCCTCGGGCACCACGGCGCCGGCGCCCACCAGGCTGCCCCGGCCGATGCGGGCGCGGCTCAGCACCACGGCCCCCATGCCGATCAGGCACTCGTCCTCGATGGTACAGCCGTGGACGATGGCTCCGTGGCCGATGGTCACGTCGCGGCCGATCCAGCAGGGTTCCCCGGCGTTGACGTGGAGCACCGCGTTGTCCTGCACGTTGCTGCCGGCGCCGATGCGGATCTCGTCCAGGTCGCCGCGCAGGACGGCGCCGAACCAGATGCTGCTGTGTTCGTCCAGGACCACCCGCCCGACGACCCGCGCCCCCGGGGCCACGTAGGCGGTCGGGGCGATGCGGGGCGTGGCCGCGCCAAGACGGTAGAGGCTCATGGGGATTCCTCCTCGTCCCTGGGCATCCTTGGAGACGCCGCCGGCAATTCGCTACAATCGTAGCGTGCCGTGGCGCCCGGGTGCACGCGCCGGCCCGGGTCGCCCGGCCGGGAAGGGGTGGGGTGGAGCCGTGTGGAGCGTGGAGCCCGCCGCGCCTGCCGACGCGGGCGAGGTCCTGGCGGTGACGCAAAGGGCATTCCGTCCTTACCAGGCCAAGTATCCCGTGGCACCGGAACCGCTGCAGGACACGCTGGAGCGGGTGCGGGAGGACATCGACCGCGGACGGGTCTGGGTCGCCCGCAGCGGCTCCCGGGTGATCGGCGCCGTGCGGGTGCGGCCCCTGGGCGACCGGAACGGTGCATGGGAGATCTACGGCCTGGCGGTGGACCCCGAGTTCTCCCAGCTCGACGTGGGGACCTCCCTGGTGCGGGCGGTGGAAGACCGGCTGCGCCGGCAGGGGGCGCGGGCCCTGCACTTGCAGACGGGCCTGCGGGACGCCCCCGCCATCGAGTTCTGGTACCGGGTGGGGTATCGCCCCTACCGGCTGGAGCCCGACCCCGACCCGGCGGGCGGGTACGACCGGGTATGGTTCTCTAAGGAATGGTAGGGTGGAGCCGGAGGCGCCGCCGGGGGATCGCGGTCCCGATGAGGCCGGTGGAACGGCGTGGCCGCACGGCGGCGCGCCCCGGCGCCGCCACGCCGCAGGTTGCAGGCTCGTCGCAGGCCTTGGATGACAGGGAGGGGGGATCGTCGTGGATGGGCTGCGCCTGACGCAGTTGACCGGCAAGGCCGGCTGAGGGTGCAAGCTCGGCCCGGCCGAGCTGGCGCAGGTCCTGCGCCACGTACCCCCTCAAACAGGTACGGATCCCCACCTGCTGGTGGGGCTCGAGAGCGGCGACGACGCCGGGGTCTACCGGCTGACGGACCGGCTGGCCCTGGTGCAGACCGTGGACTTCTTCACGCCCATCGTGGACGACCCGGCGCTGTTCGGCGAGATCGCCGCCGCCAACGCCCTGAGCGACGTCTACGCCATGGGCGGGCGCCCGCTGACGGCGCTGAACCTGGTGGGCTTCTCCGTCGCCCGCTACGGCGCCGATACCCTGGCGGCCATCCTGGCCGGCGGGGCGGCCAAGGTGCGGGAGGCGGGGGCGGTGATCGTCGGCGGGCACACCATCGACGACGCCGAGCCCAAGTACGGCCTGGCGGTGACGGGCGTGGTCGACCCCGACCGGATCTGGACGAACCGGGGCGCCCGGCCGGGTGACAGGCTGATCCTGACGAAGCCCATCGGCACCGGCGTGCTGAGCACCGCCCTCAAGCGCGACCTGGCGCCGCCGGAGGCGGTGCAGGCCATGGTGGAGATGATGCGGACCCTGAACCGGGCCGCCGCCGAGGCGGGTCAGGCGGTGGGCGGGGTCCATGCCGCCACCGACGTGACGGGCTTCGGGCTCGTGGGGCATGCCAGCCACATCGCCCGGGAGAGCGGGGTGGCCCTGGTCATCGAGGCCGAGGCGGTGCCGGTGCTGCCCGGCGCCCGGGAACTGGCGGAGAAGGACGTCTTCCCCGGCGGCAGCCGGGCCAACCGCCGGCACTACGGCGCGGTGGTGGACTTCCGCCGGCCGCTGCCGGAATGGGAGCAGGGGCTACTGTTCGACGCGGTGACCTCGGGCGGCCTCTTGCTGGTGGTGGAACCGGCCCGCGCCGGGGCCTTGCTGGATGAACTGCACGGGCGCGGGGTACATGACGCGCGGGTCATCGGCCGGGTGGAGGAAGGGCCGGCGGGCCGGGTGCGGGTGGAGTGAGGGCGACCGTGAAGGCGGCGTCTACTTCCGGGCGCGCGGGGTACCGGCGGGGGCCGGTGCCCCGCGCGCTGGCATGGGCGGCCCTGGCCGCCGGGCTGGCGCTGGCCGGCCTGGCGCTGCAGCGGCAGGCTCCCGCGGTGGCCGCCACGGCGCAGGCCGTGGCGGCCACCGCGGAGCTGCTGCGGGCCTGGCACGAGGGCTCGCCGGCGGCCGCCGGGGCCTGGGTGGCCCCGGCGGCCGCCGCGCCGGGGGGCGCCTGGCTGGCGGGCCTGGCCCGCGACCTTCCGGACCGGGTCCCGCCCGGCCGCGTCCCGCCCAGCCCGCCGGCGGCGGGCGGCCGGGCGGCAGCGGGTCCGGCGGGCGAGACGCCGGCAGGGGCCGCCCCTGCCCCGGCGCCGGGGACCGTCGGTCCGTGGTCGCCGTGGTCAGGGGCCGCGGGTCCGCCGCCTCCTGCGGACCCGGCGCCGGGGACCGTGGATCCGGCGGCGGCCGCCGCGGACCCGGCGGCCCTCCTCGCCGCCCCCCTCACGAGCTACGCTATCGGCAGCGTCCGGCCCGATGCCGCCGGCCGGCTCCACGTGACGGCGGTGACCGAAGTGGCCATACCCGGGGCCGGCTACGCCGGCCGGTTCGTCCGGGAACTGGTCTGGCGGCCGGGGCCGGGGGCGCCCCGGCTGGTGGCGGCGTCGTCACGGCAGGTGCTGGAGGTGGCCGTGCGGGGCGACGCCCTGGCCTGGAGGCGCTCGGCCGGGCCGTGGCAGCAAGGCGTCGGGCTGGCGGACCTTCCCCTGCGGGCGCAGCCGCCGGGCGGGCCGCCCGGGGTCGACGTGGACGTCTCCCGTGATGGCTTTGGCCCCATCGCCCTGGCCGGGCCGCGGGGGGTAC
Proteins encoded in this window:
- a CDS encoding GNAT family N-acetyltransferase, coding for MWSVEPAAPADAGEVLAVTQRAFRPYQAKYPVAPEPLQDTLERVREDIDRGRVWVARSGSRVIGAVRVRPLGDRNGAWEIYGLAVDPEFSQLDVGTSLVRAVEDRLRRQGARALHLQTGLRDAPAIEFWYRVGYRPYRLEPDPDPAGGYDRVWFSKEW
- a CDS encoding NCS2 family permease — its product is MSVAVRPQQGDAAPVPGRGGGWLDRFFAIQASGSDVRTEILAGITTFVTMAYILFVNPQILGAAGLDPNAVLMATALSSGVATLIMGLFARMPFALAPGMGLNAYFAFTVVLGQGIPWQTVLGAVFIDGLIFLILSLLPIRERILRDIPLNIRLATSTAIGLFIAFIGLRSAGLVVANEATLVGLGNVRSGPAMLALLGLVITALLMARRVKGAILWGVLITTVLGAFFRAPDASGAMQPLTHLPRSLSDVVRAPDFGVLAKVAGQLDLAGALQLGLLTVIFTFTFVDMFDTAGTLVGLGTRMGVIDEKTGAFPRVGRVLVSDALATMIGAGLGTSTVTTYVESAAGIGQGGRTGLTAVVTGLLFLLAVFFWPLAGVIPAAATAPALIIVGLLMMEPIRKLNLDDVTEALPAFLTVLGIPLTFSIATGMVLGIVSYVVLKLVTGRIREVSVTMWILAAVFIAHYAFQSGGA
- the selD gene encoding selenide, water dikinase SelD, which gives rise to MDGLRLTQLTGKAGUGCKLGPAELAQVLRHVPPQTGTDPHLLVGLESGDDAGVYRLTDRLALVQTVDFFTPIVDDPALFGEIAAANALSDVYAMGGRPLTALNLVGFSVARYGADTLAAILAGGAAKVREAGAVIVGGHTIDDAEPKYGLAVTGVVDPDRIWTNRGARPGDRLILTKPIGTGVLSTALKRDLAPPEAVQAMVEMMRTLNRAAAEAGQAVGGVHAATDVTGFGLVGHASHIARESGVALVIEAEAVPVLPGARELAEKDVFPGGSRANRRHYGAVVDFRRPLPEWEQGLLFDAVTSGGLLLVVEPARAGALLDELHGRGVHDARVIGRVEEGPAGRVRVE
- a CDS encoding gamma carbonic anhydrase family protein, which encodes MSLYRLGAATPRIAPTAYVAPGARVVGRVVLDEHSSIWFGAVLRGDLDEIRIGAGSNVQDNAVLHVNAGEPCWIGRDVTIGHGAIVHGCTIEDECLIGMGAVVLSRARIGRGSLVGAGAVVPEGKVIPPGSLVLGVPARVVRALTPEEQAEIRAAAARYRENARRFATELTALEAHSQW